TTCTAAGAAGAGGCCATTAAAGAATCTCTTTTTTTGGTAGATTTTTTCAAGGAGCTATGAGAGAAACTCTACCAAGGAGTCTAATTTGATAAATTTATATTTCGTAAACTGTTTGATTAACTTTTGGTAAAGTAGAGATTGTTTTTGACGAATCTTTTAACTCTCAAACTACGTCACTAATCCCAAAGATTGTCTCGTGCTTCTGGTCTCCATTCATTAATACATGATGCGTATCTAATTCATGGAAGACGCCAGAAATTAAACAAGAAAAGTTGCCATGCAGTGTCAGCATTACGAGTGCTCGTACTCGTACTATCTACAATATCGACCAGATTTGGCTTAACCTATATACTCCAACTCTACCAAGTACTATGCTGCTAGGTCGGTCGGCGATAATAAACAGTTCAAGGAAAGCGGAAAGCCAACAACAGCACTCACCTTGCCCTGCCCGCCGCGCGCGCTCCACCCGCCGGTGCCGATGGCGCTGCGGAAGTTGGCCCACTCGTCCATGTTGGCCTTCCCGAGCACGACGGCGCCCGCGCGGCGTAGCCTGGTCACCACGCCAGCATCACGCCTGACCACCGACCCCAGCAGCGCCAGGGACCCGGCCGTCGTGTTGAGCACATCGCGGGTCCCGATGTTGTCCTTGAGCAGCACGGGCACGCCGTGCAGCCCGCCGACCCGACCGTCACCGGACGACCGCCGCTCGGCGTCTGCCCGCGCCGCCTGCCTGAGCGCGTCCGGGTTGACCTCGATGACGGCGTGCAGCAGCGGGTTGAGGCGGCTGATCTGGCCCAGGTAGTGCTGGACGAGTGCCATCGACGTCAGGCTGCCGTTCTTGAACCCCAGGTGGATGGCGTCCAGGGTGGCCTCCTGGAACTCGAAGCTGCGGCAGGTGCCGGCGGTGAGCGCGAGGACGGCCGCGAGCAGGAGCAGCCGTAGCCGGGCCATGCTCTCACTGTTGAGTACTCTGCTGGCGAGCACGATAAATGACTCGTCACCCTTGTATAGAATTCTGTTTCTGTTTTTACGTTCTTCCATTTGGCAGGCCATGAACGTTGAACATATTCTATGAGAATGTTAGATTCCTTGTAGCAAAAACGTTGATCCCTCTCACGAACTTCCAAAATCTGGTAGTGGCTGGTACCCCTTATTTCCGTATCACAATCGCTTAAAACATGGTTACCAATACCACAACAAACTTTCTATTAATTTTTGGATGGAATAACACCAACAGGCTTTTAAGAGTTATTCCCCAGTGTTGGGTACTTGTTATCAAATGTTATGAGTTAAAAATAagacaacacaaaatattaataaTTAAGTATCtttatccttcgaagcattatctcccttagtaaataatgatcttcggacgaaggttatgcaagatgtaccttcatcatctcagtatataattATGAAAGTAGAAGCTATGAAACatgaaaaataacatgaataatcttaTGACATCATTAgaatatttttattatatcatcatgaataaacatgaataatatcGAAttgcatttataccttcggcttgacagaatgtAAAAATCCAGGCGTGATTGCGAGTGAAtaccactagtagaaaagagctctaagGTGGCAGCACACAGAAATTTATACTGCCGGTTTCAGTTACAGCACGCCAGTGAAAAAAACAGGCGGGCCCGCCTTAACGAACCGGCAGTATAAATATATATACACTGATGGTTCACTTAACAGAATTGTCAGTGCAAAAGATGCATTTACACTGGCGGCTATATTAagtaaaccgccagtggaaatatcataTACACTGGCGGCTGCATAAAATGCACCGTCAATGTAAAGGATATATATACACTAGCGGCTGTATAAAGTACGCCGCTAGTGGAAATATCATATACACTAGCGGCTGTATAAAGTGCACCGTCAGTGTAAAGGATATATATACACTGGCGGCTATATAAAGgacaccgccagtggaaatatcataTACACTGGCGGCTGTATAAAGTACATTGTTAGTGGAAAAGATGTATATACACTGGCGGTTGTATAAAGTacgccgccagtggaaatatcataTACACTTGCGGCTGTATAAAGTGCACCGTCCGTGTAAAGGATATATATAAACTGGCGGCTGTATAAAGTACGTcgccagtggaaatatcataTACACTAGCGGCTGTATAAAGTACACCGTCAGTGTAAAGTATGTATATACACTGACATTCACTTATTGAAATCGTCAATACATTGCATGAATAATCGGTACCAGAGAGGATTCCGTACCCCAATACATTGCGTGATTACTCAGTGATCGGTACCCCAATACATTGCATCAATACCAGAGAGGTGATCAATACATCTGAGATAAACAATATATCACTAACTACTTCATTACATCTAACTACTTCATTACATACATTACATCATTGATATTCCATCAGCGATCCAATCTCTCAATAATGTCATTTTTATACTTGCATTTACATTCAGCCAATCTGACACATCGTAATCAGCTTGGCCATGCGAACTACTCCCTGATCCTCCTATGTGGCCTCGGTCCAACAAATAGTTATGCAAAGCAAAACAAGCAATTATAATCTTCACTTGCATGCTTCTTTCGTAAAATGGGAGTCCTCGTAGCACATGCCACCTTGATTTGAGTAGTCCAAAAGCCCGTTCAACTACATTACGTAGACTCGAGTGGTGGAAATTAAACTGTTCCTGCCTCTCTACTCCCGTTTGATTAAAATCTTCTACGTGATGTCTCTGATTCCGATATGGTGGCAAGTAACCTTCGCGAATTGAGTAACTCGCATCCACTAGATAATACCTCCCTGTATAAACAAATAAATCCAGAAAAAGATTTACTACATCGTAATGCATGTATGCAATAGCGCCAACATAACATGCATGATGCATACCACCATACCTGCTGGTGGGTGTGGATAGTTCGCTTCTCTCATACAACTCCTGAGCACTGCCATGTCATGGCAAGAACCAGGTAACCCAGCACCTACAAAAGTGAACCGCATATCCATGTCCACTATAGCTAATTCATTGTAGCTAGGCCACCCTTTTTCTATTTATGTGTTCAAGCCTCGACTCATGACATACATGAGCTGGAATGTGTGTGCCATCTAAGGCTCCTATGCACCCATCAAAGAAAGGGGCATAAGGTCTAAGCTTGTTATGCACTTTAGAAAATGTTGGATCCTTTGGACATATAGTGTTTTGTGCAAAACTatacagtgcatctgccaccatagCCATTTTTCTATGGATGGTATCCAAAGACCTTTCAAATCTGTCTC
This portion of the Zea mays cultivar B73 chromosome 2, Zm-B73-REFERENCE-NAM-5.0, whole genome shotgun sequence genome encodes:
- the LOC109944240 gene encoding probable amidase At4g34880; this encodes MACQMEERKNRNRILYKGDESFIVLASRVLNSESMARLRLLLLAAVLALTAGTCRSFEFQEATLDAIHLGFKNGSLTSMALVQHYLGQISRLNPLLHAVIEVNPDALRQAARADAERRSSGDGRVGGLHGVPVLLKDNIGTRDVLNTTAGSLALLGSVVRRDAGVVTRLRRAGAVVLGKANMDEWANFRSAIGTGGWSARGGQGKIRIMY